From Drosophila suzukii chromosome 2R, CBGP_Dsuzu_IsoJpt1.0, whole genome shotgun sequence, a single genomic window includes:
- the LOC108008166 gene encoding uncharacterized protein, translating into MSGFKVVYACRFCGNIISYKSCKVNETPYDILLTRTFNMIQNDKIRVTNGEMFQNLHCSQCRMELGLLCLKSEKNARLKGLSLLEKVHLVVFDSYEVPFEMPTEHDD; encoded by the coding sequence ATGTCTGGCTTTAAGGTTGTTTATGCCTGCCGATTTTGTGGCAATATAATCAGTTACAAATCCTGCAAAGTGAATGAGACGCCCTATGATATTCTCTTGACCAGGACCTTTAACATGATACAAAACGACAAGATCCGAGTGACGAATGGGGAGATGTTCCAGAATCTCCATTGCTCCCAGTGTCGCATGGAATTGGGTCTCCTCTGCCTGAAGAGTGAAAAGAATGCCCGACTGAAGGGACTTTCGCTGCTCGAAAAGGTTCATCTGGTGGTGTTCGACTCCTATGAGGTGCCATTCGAAATGCCTACAGAGCATGATGACTGA